A genomic region of Pseudopipra pipra isolate bDixPip1 chromosome W, bDixPip1.hap1, whole genome shotgun sequence contains the following coding sequences:
- the LOC135405748 gene encoding alpha-ketoglutarate dehydrogenase component 4-like, with protein sequence MGSKMVAATRVVQVVKPHTPLIKFPDRKSSPRPKILESLQTSMPSLDASKAQESIGGRSPAFQNISPVHRVQGIPDTCELTRTLPQKYRRKLMSDEEIEYIQRGGPE encoded by the exons ATGGGCAGTAAGATGGTGGCCGCCACTAGAGTCGTACAG GTAGTCAAGCCACATACTCCATTAATAAAGTTCCCAGACAGAAAAAGTAGTCCCAGACCTAAAA TACTGGAATCTCTACAAACAAGTATGCCATCTCTTGATGCTTCAAAAGCACAGGAGTCTATAGGAGGCAGATCACcagcatttcaaaatatttcacctGTTCATAGAGTACAAGGTATACCAGACACCTGTGAATTAACAAGAACCTTACCTCAGAAATACAGACGGAAACTAATGTCAGATGAAGAGATTGAATATATTCAA cGTGGCGGTCCAGAATAA